Sequence from the Herbaspirillum sp. meg3 genome:
GCTTTATAGCGCGGGCTCCATCAAGGTCTTGCATCAGTGGCTCAATGAAAACGCTTAGCAAAAAGCAAAGTAACGCAACGCACAGCAATATCAGGGGAAACCTGTAATGGATGAAGTAGCGATTCCAGTATGTGGCTCGGCTGACATCGAAGAAGGTGGCAAGGGTAAGCGCTTTGCGGTGTCGGTGCATGGTGACGACGCGACCGGTTTCGTGGTGCGATACGGCGGCACGGTGTACGGATATCTGAACCGCTGTGCGCACGTGCCGATCGAACTTGACTGGGCCGAAGGTGAATTTTTCGAGTCTAGCGGCCTCTATATCATGTGCGCAACGCATGGTGCTGTCTATGCGCCGGATAGCGGAAAATGCGAAGGCGGTCCTTGCACCGGCGCGCGTTTGCGCAAGATCATGGTATTTGAGAGAGACGGCGGCATTTTCTGGACGCCCGATGATTATGTAAGGCCCGCGCTGGCATGAGCCATGCGGGAACCAAGGCAGTCGAAGGCGGCATATCGGCCTTCTTCGGGCTACCTATCAGAGTGACGATATGAGCAATAACGAATTCGAAAATCCTCAGGCACAACCGCCGCAATCACCACAATCTCCGCCACCAGTGCCGC
This genomic interval carries:
- a CDS encoding Rieske 2Fe-2S domain-containing protein: MDEVAIPVCGSADIEEGGKGKRFAVSVHGDDATGFVVRYGGTVYGYLNRCAHVPIELDWAEGEFFESSGLYIMCATHGAVYAPDSGKCEGGPCTGARLRKIMVFERDGGIFWTPDDYVRPALA